The following are from one region of the Stigmatella ashevillena genome:
- a CDS encoding ricin-type beta-trefoil lectin domain protein: MSYNGSDYLFVTEPRTWADAQNYCLQQGYDLVTINDSGEEAFLESEERTRGKYNWWIGLNDKSAEGQWSWGQSTSTYTNWYTGQPDNYLEREHCVVDRFATYDGTIRSELWNDDDCGMTAAFICERPTAVSYNGSDYLFVTEPRTWADARNYCLQKSYRLVTINDSGEEAFLESEERTRGKYNWWIGLNDKSAEGQWSWGQSTSTYTNWYTGQPDNYLGREHCVVDRFATYDGTIRSELWNDDDCGMTAAFICERPSSNAAQPLQGFGTIIGLAGRCVDVLDGSNNDGAAVGMWDCNGRTSQLWTVPGNRQESGEIRNAQGKCLTAVVEASSGLWARMQLWPCDGRPNQKWGTIGRYIVARGTVSGCLDVLNGEVANGAPLQLFECQIKNAAQDFDIGGKHGHGAIVGLGGRCIDLFEQSTNDGTSVHMWECHGRHSQLWRNRVVGYWGELRSATEKCLDVQGGATADGTRVQLWQCNGTPAQKWKLTADGQLIGIGGKCLDVRNAEVANGTPLQIWTCNGTDAQRFEVRSVYGEQPFYFKGPATDEITDLHALVEKGFNCDVAPPNQVAVDLSRVSWEITSQRMGPVIAQSSPQTIVIKEDVLVNPSSSVVTMTTSEYSSTYSTSYTSTTQRGLRIGSKPLTLSVPLLSEFGISPEVNLSSTEAKTVTETATYVAARQNIAVPPKTRAVVKSILTKTKSSVDVSVNARLGGEAYLGVQTRYEWMPIFGSLYRVWKRRYFLPDSHSCRISMSNFAISNPEDDHWTQLESGWSDRFIHWMGQGTASFAGKARVQADGVRFTVEIEFWSLDGSAKLNMASVPLEVRKKR, encoded by the coding sequence TTGAGCTATAACGGCAGCGACTACCTATTCGTTACCGAGCCCAGGACGTGGGCGGACGCTCAAAACTACTGTCTTCAGCAGGGTTACGATTTGGTGACCATCAATGACAGCGGTGAGGAGGCCTTCCTCGAATCAGAGGAGCGCACCCGTGGGAAGTATAACTGGTGGATTGGCCTCAATGACAAGAGTGCCGAAGGCCAATGGTCTTGGGGGCAGTCAACCTCCACGTACACCAACTGGTATACGGGCCAGCCCGACAACTACCTCGAGAGAGAGCACTGTGTCGTGGACCGCTTCGCGACTTACGACGGGACAATCCGCAGCGAGTTGTGGAATGACGATGATTGCGGCATGACTGCTGCCTTCATTTGCGAGCGGCCGACCGCTGTCAGTTACAACGGCAGCGACTACCTGTTCGTTACCGAGCCCAGGACGTGGGCGGATGCACGCAACTACTGTCTTCAGAAAAGTTATCGCTTGGTGACCATCAATGACAGCGGTGAGGAGGCCTTCCTCGAATCAGAGGAGCGCACCCGTGGGAAGTATAACTGGTGGATTGGCCTCAATGACAAGAGTGCCGAAGGCCAATGGTCTTGGGGGCAGTCAACCTCCACGTACACCAACTGGTATACGGGCCAGCCCGACAACTACCTCGGGAGAGAGCACTGTGTCGTGGACCGCTTCGCGACTTACGACGGGACAATCCGCAGCGAGTTGTGGAATGACGATGATTGCGGCATGACTGCTGCCTTCATTTGCGAGCGGCCTTCCAGTAACGCTGCCCAGCCGCTCCAAGGGTTTGGAACGATCATTGGTCTCGCGGGGCGCTGTGTCGATGTCCTCGACGGGTCCAACAACGACGGCGCTGCCGTTGGCATGTGGGATTGCAATGGTCGCACGAGTCAACTCTGGACCGTCCCAGGAAATAGACAGGAATCGGGGGAAATCCGCAACGCACAGGGAAAGTGTCTCACTGCTGTGGTCGAGGCCTCCTCTGGCTTATGGGCGCGGATGCAACTCTGGCCCTGCGACGGCAGGCCAAACCAGAAGTGGGGAACTATCGGACGCTACATTGTCGCACGGGGCACAGTTAGTGGCTGTCTCGATGTCCTCAACGGCGAGGTGGCAAACGGTGCGCCCCTCCAGCTTTTTGAATGCCAAATAAAAAATGCCGCGCAGGACTTCGATATAGGTGGGAAGCATGGGCATGGGGCGATTGTAGGCTTGGGCGGTCGGTGTATCGACCTCTTTGAGCAATCCACTAATGACGGAACCTCTGTTCACATGTGGGAGTGCCATGGTCGTCATAGCCAACTGTGGCGCAACCGCGTCGTTGGGTACTGGGGCGAGCTTCGCTCTGCCACAGAGAAGTGCCTCGACGTTCAGGGCGGTGCCACGGCGGACGGGACACGGGTGCAACTCTGGCAGTGCAACGGTACTCCCGCGCAGAAATGGAAGCTCACTGCGGATGGCCAGCTCATCGGCATCGGCGGGAAATGCCTTGATGTCCGCAACGCGGAGGTGGCAAACGGCACGCCACTGCAGATTTGGACGTGTAATGGCACGGATGCGCAGCGCTTTGAGGTTCGCTCCGTGTATGGCGAACAGCCGTTCTATTTCAAAGGCCCAGCCACCGATGAAATCACAGACCTGCACGCACTTGTTGAGAAGGGTTTTAATTGCGACGTGGCTCCTCCCAATCAAGTCGCAGTGGATTTGTCGAGAGTGAGCTGGGAAATCACCTCTCAGAGAATGGGCCCCGTGATTGCGCAATCCAGTCCACAAACAATTGTAATTAAAGAAGATGTGCTGGTTAACCCGAGTTCATCCGTGGTGACGATGACGACGTCTGAGTATAGTTCGACGTATAGTACTAGTTATACGAGCACGACGCAGAGGGGCCTTAGAATTGGCTCTAAACCACTCACCTTGTCAGTTCCGTTGCTTTCTGAGTTCGGGATCTCCCCAGAGGTGAATCTCTCTTCGACCGAAGCGAAGACAGTGACAGAGACCGCGACGTATGTCGCTGCGAGGCAGAACATAGCGGTTCCCCCGAAAACGCGGGCTGTTGTGAAATCGATTCTTACCAAGACGAAGTCGAGTGTTGATGTCTCCGTCAATGCGAGGCTTGGCGGCGAGGCCTATCTGGGTGTTCAGACCCGTTATGAGTGGATGCCGATCTTTGGGTCGTTGTATCGAGTATGGAAGAGGCGCTACTTTTTGCCTGATTCTCATTCATGTCGTATATCCATGTCCAATTTTGCCATCTCGAACCCGGAAGACGACCACTGGACGCAATTGGAAAGCGGATGGAGTGACAGGTTTATTCATTGGATGGGGCAAGGAACGGCAAGCTTCGCTGGCAAGGCGCGGGTGCAGGCTGATGGCGTTAGATTCACTGTGGAGATCGAGTTCTGGTCGCTTGATGGATCTGCCAAGTTGAACATGGCATCAGTCCCTCTTGAGGTCAGGAAGAAGCGCTGA
- a CDS encoding GNAT family N-acetyltransferase yields the protein MEPSIEVRPVDDTLRAPVAALSVHPEQQAFVGSVSESLADVAACPGSEALALLLAGQVVGYVRIDARATALGDHPLAEGAVALRSFLIDASRQGQGLGIRALHAIQRYVAARHPGRQRILLSVNVRNAGAVRAYLRAGYVDSGELYQGGPAGPQHVLWAPLSPLNPGGTS from the coding sequence ATGGAACCTTCGATCGAAGTCCGCCCCGTCGACGACACGCTGCGCGCGCCCGTGGCCGCGCTGTCGGTGCACCCGGAACAGCAAGCCTTCGTGGGCAGCGTGTCGGAGTCCCTGGCCGACGTGGCCGCGTGCCCGGGCAGCGAGGCGCTGGCCCTGCTGCTGGCCGGCCAGGTGGTGGGCTACGTGCGCATCGACGCCCGCGCCACCGCGCTGGGAGACCACCCGCTGGCCGAAGGCGCCGTGGCGCTGCGCAGCTTCCTCATCGATGCCTCGCGGCAAGGCCAGGGCCTGGGCATTCGCGCGCTGCACGCCATCCAGCGCTACGTGGCCGCCCGCCATCCCGGGCGCCAACGGATCCTGCTGAGCGTCAACGTGCGCAACGCCGGCGCCGTGCGCGCGTACCTGCGCGCGGGCTACGTGGACAGTGGGGAGCTGTACCAGGGTGGGCCCGCGGGGCCCCAGCATGTGCTGTGGGCACCCTTGTCTCCCCTGAACCCTGGCGGAACCTCCTGA
- a CDS encoding serine/threonine-protein kinase, translated as MDELSPLTLPSGTVLGTWQLEDRVGYGAYGAVYRAHRMGQISPQPVALKLALYSNDPRFEREAELLARVHHPNVPRLLAQGSWRGGRWNASYPYLVMDWVEGRRLYRWAQQHPLTSRQMLRILAQVARALEATHAARGLHRDVKGDNILVGPHGQAFLMDFGCGTWAGASLLTREVLAPGTRPYRSPQALRFHEKHVRSANAHYGATPADDVYALGVTAYHLCTGTYPPPTLTRDDERDTLAVRVPPPSQRVPLAPVLESLILRMLSDNPQDRGSAAELAMAMEQAATSPGDGLDIPMNPPSPVAPTVGANSSVSLSRHGGLIPLPVLPVAVGLLVLCSQHLNVRARWPHTSDSQDGGTGGVADAAVETPSLSGEPLEPKPHGLSLDMPKEPLPGQRRPPCPRPQIGLQGGCWFELRATPPCGEGAYAWKDACYSPVPAPQRPSTSDKP; from the coding sequence ATGGACGAGCTGTCCCCCCTCACACTCCCGTCCGGGACCGTTCTGGGCACATGGCAGTTGGAAGACCGCGTGGGCTACGGGGCCTATGGGGCCGTCTACCGCGCCCACCGGATGGGGCAGATTTCTCCCCAACCCGTGGCCCTCAAGTTGGCGCTCTACTCGAACGACCCGCGCTTCGAGCGCGAAGCGGAACTGCTCGCCCGGGTTCACCACCCCAACGTGCCTCGTCTCCTGGCTCAAGGCTCCTGGCGCGGAGGCCGCTGGAACGCCTCTTACCCCTACCTCGTGATGGACTGGGTGGAAGGCCGTCGGCTGTACCGCTGGGCTCAACAGCACCCGCTCACCTCTCGCCAGATGCTGCGGATCCTCGCCCAGGTGGCTCGAGCCCTGGAGGCCACCCACGCCGCCCGGGGCCTCCACCGGGACGTTAAAGGAGACAACATCTTGGTGGGCCCCCACGGTCAGGCCTTCCTCATGGACTTTGGCTGTGGCACCTGGGCGGGGGCCTCTCTCCTCACCCGAGAGGTGCTCGCTCCCGGCACCCGGCCCTACCGCAGCCCCCAGGCGTTGCGGTTCCATGAGAAACACGTCCGCTCGGCCAACGCCCATTACGGTGCCACTCCCGCCGATGACGTGTATGCGCTCGGCGTCACCGCGTATCACCTGTGCACGGGAACCTATCCGCCACCCACGCTCACCAGGGATGATGAACGCGATACGCTGGCGGTCCGGGTACCTCCTCCCAGCCAACGGGTCCCGCTGGCTCCCGTCTTGGAGTCCCTCATCCTCCGCATGCTCTCCGACAACCCACAGGACCGAGGCAGCGCCGCCGAGCTGGCCATGGCCATGGAGCAGGCGGCGACAAGCCCAGGAGATGGCCTGGATATCCCCATGAACCCACCCTCACCCGTTGCGCCCACGGTGGGGGCAAATTCCTCGGTCTCTCTCTCGCGTCACGGCGGGCTCATCCCCCTGCCCGTGCTTCCCGTGGCCGTTGGACTCCTCGTCCTGTGCTCCCAGCACTTGAACGTTCGGGCGCGCTGGCCTCACACCTCGGACTCGCAAGATGGAGGCACGGGAGGCGTGGCCGATGCGGCCGTGGAGACACCTTCGCTCTCCGGTGAGCCGCTGGAACCCAAGCCGCATGGGCTGAGCCTCGACATGCCCAAGGAGCCCCTCCCGGGCCAACGCCGCCCCCCGTGTCCTCGCCCCCAGATTGGCCTCCAGGGAGGATGCTGGTTTGAATTGAGAGCCACGCCTCCCTGCGGAGAGGGCGCCTACGCCTGGAAGGATGCCTGCTATTCCCCTGTGCCAGCGCCCCAGCGCCCCAGCACGTCCGACAAACCGTAG
- a CDS encoding M14 family zinc carboxypeptidase, translated as MLLPSLLAAVLAQAPLAPLTTVAEQSQWTRTGRYDEVETLCRAFPKAFPGKVRCETFGTTPEGRPLLALVASTDGTLTPTAAAKKGRPVFFFQGGIHAGEIDGKDAGFWLLRDLLAGKALPGVLQQVTAVFVPVFNVDGHERFGPNQRPNQVGPEEMGWRVTARNLNLNRDYVKADAPEMTALLTFLHTWDPLLYADLHVTDGAQFESSVALSLEPQKGGPPSLRPFGAKMISEFLTVLEGQGYLPVPFYPSFNKDDDPLSGFSYGVSPPRFSQNYWSAQRRFGVLVEMHSWKPYAHRVKTTRDVLEAMLRLLARDGAALRVAVKAADAEAESGAVKDVVLLWKNTEQNHPIEFRGYAYTREASPLFQQTVIRYDTTKPQVWTVPYFDEVRPALTASLPGGGYLIPAAHADWVAPKLRAHGLRFQRLERAVPSAEVEVFRATEAKPRPQTSEGRTVFSFQGEWKRGTQPLPAGTLYVPAAQRGVEVLAHLLEPLGPDSLAAWGFFAAHFEQKEYIEEYVLEPYARELLAKDALVKAAWEARLKEPAFAADPAARIQFFAQRHPAFDARFNLYPVFRTATPPPGLRPVR; from the coding sequence ATGCTCCTGCCCTCGCTGCTCGCCGCCGTGCTCGCCCAGGCCCCGCTGGCCCCCCTCACCACTGTCGCCGAGCAGAGCCAGTGGACCCGGACCGGCCGCTATGACGAAGTGGAGACGCTCTGCCGCGCCTTCCCCAAGGCCTTTCCCGGCAAGGTGCGCTGCGAGACGTTCGGCACCACCCCGGAGGGCCGACCCCTGCTCGCGCTCGTGGCCAGCACGGATGGCACCCTCACCCCCACGGCCGCCGCCAAGAAGGGCCGCCCCGTCTTCTTCTTCCAGGGCGGCATCCACGCCGGGGAGATCGACGGCAAGGACGCGGGCTTCTGGCTGCTCCGGGACTTGCTCGCGGGCAAGGCGCTGCCGGGCGTGCTCCAGCAGGTGACGGCCGTCTTCGTCCCCGTCTTCAACGTGGATGGCCACGAGCGCTTTGGCCCCAACCAGCGCCCCAACCAGGTGGGCCCCGAGGAGATGGGCTGGCGCGTCACCGCGCGCAACCTCAACCTCAACCGGGACTACGTGAAGGCGGATGCCCCGGAGATGACCGCCCTGCTCACCTTCCTCCACACGTGGGATCCGCTGCTCTACGCGGACCTCCACGTCACCGATGGGGCCCAGTTCGAGTCCAGCGTCGCCCTCAGCCTGGAGCCCCAGAAGGGGGGCCCCCCCTCCCTGCGCCCGTTCGGCGCGAAGATGATCTCCGAGTTCCTCACGGTGCTGGAGGGCCAGGGCTACCTGCCGGTCCCCTTCTACCCCTCCTTCAACAAGGACGATGATCCGCTGTCCGGCTTCAGCTACGGCGTCTCCCCGCCCCGTTTCAGCCAGAACTACTGGTCGGCCCAGCGCCGCTTCGGCGTGCTGGTGGAGATGCACTCGTGGAAGCCCTATGCGCACCGCGTGAAGACGACGCGCGACGTGCTGGAGGCCATGCTGCGGCTCCTGGCACGGGACGGGGCCGCCCTGCGCGTCGCCGTGAAGGCCGCGGATGCGGAGGCCGAGTCCGGGGCGGTGAAGGACGTGGTGCTGCTCTGGAAGAACACCGAGCAGAACCACCCCATTGAGTTCCGTGGCTATGCCTACACCCGGGAGGCCTCGCCCCTCTTCCAGCAGACGGTGATCCGCTACGACACCACGAAGCCCCAGGTGTGGACGGTGCCCTACTTCGATGAGGTGCGCCCGGCCCTCACCGCTTCCCTGCCCGGGGGTGGGTATCTGATCCCCGCGGCGCACGCGGACTGGGTGGCCCCGAAGCTCCGGGCCCACGGCCTGCGCTTCCAGCGCCTGGAGCGCGCGGTGCCCTCGGCCGAAGTCGAGGTGTTCCGCGCCACCGAGGCCAAGCCCCGTCCTCAGACGTCCGAAGGCCGCACGGTCTTCTCGTTCCAGGGAGAGTGGAAGCGTGGCACGCAGCCCTTGCCTGCCGGCACACTCTACGTTCCGGCCGCGCAGCGTGGCGTGGAAGTGCTGGCCCACCTGCTGGAACCCCTGGGGCCGGACTCTCTGGCCGCGTGGGGCTTCTTCGCCGCCCACTTCGAGCAAAAAGAGTACATCGAGGAGTATGTGTTGGAGCCCTATGCCCGGGAGCTGCTCGCGAAGGACGCCTTGGTGAAGGCCGCCTGGGAGGCCCGATTGAAAGAGCCCGCCTTCGCGGCGGATCCGGCCGCCCGGATCCAGTTCTTCGCTCAGCGCCACCCCGCCTTCGATGCCCGCTTCAACCTCTACCCCGTCTTCCGCACCGCCACGCCCCCGCCGGGCCTGCGACCCGTGAGGTAG
- a CDS encoding SDR family NAD(P)-dependent oxidoreductase, whose amino-acid sequence MNGRLHGRRVLVTSADRYAGPPVCTLFTQEGAEVIADTSDYLDPKAPQRVVEAAGKIDVLVANFAGPLRLTPYSKMLGKVQDFADEDFQAYLDEVVWPMVRFVRAILPQMIERRSGKIVAFTSAVAVRAIPGLAVYSAARGAQNAFVLATGAEVAPYNIQFNAIAPSYLENVTYFTPAMLAEPGMRDSLVANIPAGRTGEGYEAAELALSLSTDASNFMAGQVISMAGGWCV is encoded by the coding sequence ATGAACGGACGATTGCATGGACGCCGAGTGCTCGTGACCAGCGCTGACCGATATGCTGGCCCGCCGGTCTGTACGCTCTTCACCCAAGAAGGGGCCGAGGTCATCGCCGACACGAGCGATTATCTCGACCCCAAGGCCCCCCAGCGGGTCGTCGAAGCAGCGGGAAAGATCGACGTGCTCGTGGCCAACTTCGCTGGCCCCCTGAGGCTCACGCCCTACTCAAAGATGCTCGGAAAGGTCCAAGATTTCGCCGACGAAGACTTCCAGGCCTACCTGGACGAGGTCGTCTGGCCCATGGTCCGCTTCGTTCGCGCGATCCTTCCGCAGATGATCGAGCGCCGTTCCGGAAAGATCGTGGCCTTCACCAGCGCCGTTGCCGTCCGGGCCATCCCAGGGTTGGCGGTCTACTCCGCGGCGCGGGGTGCCCAAAACGCCTTCGTCCTGGCCACTGGCGCAGAGGTGGCCCCCTACAACATACAGTTCAACGCCATCGCCCCGTCTTACCTGGAGAACGTCACCTACTTCACGCCCGCGATGCTCGCCGAGCCTGGAATGCGCGACTCGCTCGTGGCCAATATCCCCGCTGGCCGGACCGGCGAAGGGTATGAAGCCGCCGAGCTTGCGCTCTCGCTCTCCACCGATGCCAGCAACTTCATGGCGGGACAGGTCATCTCGATGGCCGGAGGCTGGTGCGTCTGA
- a CDS encoding MBL fold metallo-hydrolase, whose amino-acid sequence MAPRFKNLDGSVPHGFNTVFKWAVADKLAGRRRTSPDRAPVPCVEPDLVALATPPAPGEGARLTWLGHASWLVQLDGLSLLIDPVLRETLNFVIHRNVPPGVPAEKLPPIAASLVSHNHYDHLDLPSLRQVGAPIVTGLGHAPLFQGSRMPCTELDWWQSTKVGPVTVHYVPSQHWSRRSLADANRMLWGGFVIEGSSARLYHSGDTAYFEGFREIGRRYPGIDAAMLPIGAYDPAWFMSKQHMNPEEAVQAFEDLGAARFLAMHWGTFKLTDEPLDEPPQRLDAEWTRRQWPREKLHVLAVGASLTVRHG is encoded by the coding sequence ATGGCACCGCGCTTCAAGAACCTCGATGGCAGCGTGCCGCACGGCTTCAACACCGTCTTCAAATGGGCCGTGGCGGACAAACTTGCGGGTCGGCGGCGCACGTCTCCGGACCGGGCCCCCGTTCCCTGCGTCGAGCCGGACCTTGTCGCGCTGGCCACCCCTCCGGCCCCGGGCGAGGGCGCACGGCTGACGTGGCTGGGCCACGCCAGTTGGCTCGTGCAGCTCGATGGCCTCTCACTCCTCATTGATCCGGTGCTGCGCGAGACCCTCAACTTCGTCATCCACCGCAACGTGCCCCCGGGGGTGCCCGCCGAGAAGCTGCCGCCCATCGCCGCCAGCCTCGTCTCCCACAACCACTATGACCACCTGGATCTGCCCTCGCTGCGGCAGGTAGGAGCCCCCATCGTCACCGGGCTGGGCCACGCCCCGCTCTTCCAGGGGAGCCGGATGCCGTGCACGGAGTTGGACTGGTGGCAATCCACGAAGGTGGGCCCCGTCACCGTCCACTACGTTCCCTCGCAGCACTGGAGCCGCCGCTCGCTGGCGGACGCCAACCGCATGCTCTGGGGAGGCTTCGTCATCGAGGGCTCCAGCGCCCGGCTCTACCACTCTGGAGACACCGCCTACTTCGAGGGCTTCCGGGAGATCGGCCGCCGCTACCCGGGCATCGACGCGGCCATGCTGCCCATCGGCGCGTATGACCCGGCGTGGTTCATGAGCAAGCAGCACATGAACCCCGAGGAGGCAGTGCAGGCCTTCGAGGACCTGGGGGCCGCGCGCTTCCTCGCCATGCACTGGGGCACCTTCAAGTTGACGGACGAGCCGCTCGACGAGCCCCCCCAGCGCCTGGATGCGGAGTGGACCCGCCGCCAGTGGCCGCGCGAGAAGCTCCACGTGCTCGCCGTGGGCGCGAGCCTCACCGTTCGCCACGGTTGA
- the sitI6 gene encoding SitI6 family double-CXXCG motif immunity protein, with translation MNYFAIENDPSSGYTGDIEGSHKWGLPGILACPVCQATWGDNSRAYPSVDLTAVSQSAAFEEARAEPIEEYERLCELIRHQLPPGGVLTPGTSLGPLVGRAQGRFGPLTSPYPWWLLVQREALEKLQNEGLRGLKGCRTELRFRQRHPPDLLELELLPMGRLHPDCFPSAYALPCSRCGRLGLSLPKKRFLDVSSVQGPLDVFRLVDFSTVMVCTERFSDACQRLGLGGVTFTPLPGV, from the coding sequence TTGAATTACTTCGCCATCGAAAATGATCCGTCCTCTGGGTACACAGGGGATATTGAGGGTTCTCACAAGTGGGGGCTTCCAGGCATTCTCGCATGCCCTGTCTGTCAAGCCACGTGGGGGGACAACAGTCGAGCCTATCCATCGGTCGATTTGACAGCAGTGTCACAATCGGCTGCCTTTGAGGAGGCCAGGGCCGAACCCATTGAAGAGTACGAACGACTCTGTGAGTTGATTCGGCATCAGCTTCCTCCGGGAGGCGTGCTGACACCGGGCACCTCACTGGGGCCGCTCGTCGGCAGGGCGCAAGGCCGCTTTGGGCCACTCACGTCCCCCTATCCATGGTGGTTACTGGTTCAACGTGAGGCTCTGGAGAAACTCCAGAATGAAGGACTGCGAGGACTCAAAGGTTGCCGGACCGAACTGCGCTTCCGTCAGCGTCACCCTCCTGACCTGCTTGAACTGGAACTGCTTCCCATGGGAAGGCTCCACCCGGACTGCTTTCCCTCGGCGTATGCTCTGCCGTGTTCGCGCTGCGGTCGTTTGGGTCTGTCTCTGCCCAAGAAACGGTTCTTGGATGTCTCATCCGTTCAAGGCCCTCTGGATGTCTTCAGGCTGGTGGATTTCTCTACCGTGATGGTCTGCACCGAGCGTTTTTCAGACGCATGTCAGCGCTTGGGGCTCGGTGGCGTTACCTTCACCCCGCTGCCCGGAGTGTGA
- a CDS encoding DUF47 domain-containing protein, with protein MLKRLMPKSDEFFDAFDAQCAVTVEGAKMLYALLVDYRDVAARVQALREVEHRGDDVTHAAYNRLHKEFITPFDRAQIHTLLSRIDDVLDLTNAAAARLQYYEIETTQPDAAELARLLVLSTEKVQEVVAALRLIKKPDQILAGCKDIKRLESQTDEALRAGMGRLFKSGVDTLTIIKWKEIYDLIETATDKCNGVANVIEGVVLEHS; from the coding sequence ATGCTCAAGAGGCTGATGCCCAAGTCCGATGAGTTCTTCGACGCCTTCGACGCACAGTGTGCCGTGACGGTGGAGGGGGCGAAGATGCTGTACGCCCTGCTGGTGGACTACCGGGACGTGGCCGCCCGCGTCCAAGCGCTCCGGGAGGTGGAGCACCGGGGAGATGACGTGACGCACGCGGCCTACAACCGCCTGCACAAGGAGTTCATCACCCCGTTCGACCGGGCGCAGATCCACACGCTGCTGTCGCGCATCGACGACGTGTTGGATCTCACCAACGCGGCGGCGGCCCGGCTGCAATATTACGAGATCGAAACCACCCAACCGGATGCCGCCGAGCTGGCGCGGCTCCTGGTTCTGTCCACCGAGAAGGTCCAAGAGGTGGTGGCGGCGCTGCGGCTCATCAAGAAGCCCGACCAGATCCTCGCCGGGTGCAAGGACATCAAGCGGCTGGAGTCCCAGACGGACGAGGCGCTGCGCGCGGGCATGGGCCGGCTCTTCAAGAGCGGCGTGGACACGCTGACGATCATCAAGTGGAAGGAAATCTACGACTTGATCGAGACGGCCACGGACAAGTGCAACGGCGTCGCCAACGTCATCGAAGGCGTGGTCCTGGAGCACTCCTGA
- a CDS encoding HNH endonuclease, which translates to MAADARGSRRFSQAARNAAYEKSQDATGQAHCEYCDEELTREPGKPQSYEADHRKPYSKGGPSSEENLAPSCRSCNREKGAQELDTDWVPPKNR; encoded by the coding sequence ATGGCTGCAGATGCACGGGGGTCACGACGATTCAGCCAGGCAGCCCGCAATGCCGCCTATGAAAAGAGCCAAGATGCGACGGGACAAGCTCACTGCGAGTACTGCGACGAAGAACTGACGCGCGAGCCGGGAAAGCCTCAATCCTACGAGGCAGATCATCGAAAGCCGTATAGCAAAGGTGGCCCTTCTTCAGAGGAAAACTTGGCGCCCTCATGCCGGTCTTGCAACCGAGAAAAAGGTGCTCAAGAGTTAGATACTGACTGGGTTCCTCCCAAAAATCGTTAA
- a CDS encoding inorganic phosphate transporter codes for MLLFAVIFIVAVALIFDFINGFHDAANSIATVVSTRVLSPNLAVAWAAFFNFIAAFGGGVQVANTVGKGIIDFEMLRAAGPSAVLMVIFSALMGAIVWNLLTWWWGLPSSSSHALAGGMIGATVPVLGFKGLVGSGIAKIAAFIVLSPLIGLVLGTVMMLGSIWTVHKQTPLKVDAWFRRLQLVSSAIFSFSHGTNDAQKVMGIIAVVLFGTIWKDRPFHIDWWMIISCHTAIALGTFFGGWRIVRTMGHSLTKLAPIGGFCAETGGGVTIIALAKLGIPVSTTHTITGAIVGVGTTKGWQAVRWGTAGRILWAWVFTIPAAALVAVIVYGITKVLVGLVG; via the coding sequence ATGCTGCTCTTCGCTGTCATCTTCATCGTCGCGGTCGCGCTGATCTTCGATTTCATCAACGGCTTTCACGACGCGGCGAACTCCATCGCCACGGTGGTGTCCACGCGCGTGCTGTCGCCGAACCTGGCGGTGGCCTGGGCGGCGTTCTTCAACTTCATCGCGGCCTTTGGTGGGGGCGTGCAGGTGGCCAACACCGTGGGCAAGGGCATCATCGACTTCGAGATGCTGCGCGCCGCAGGGCCCTCGGCGGTGCTGATGGTCATCTTCTCGGCGCTGATGGGCGCCATCGTGTGGAACCTGCTGACGTGGTGGTGGGGCTTGCCGTCCTCGTCGTCCCACGCGCTGGCGGGGGGCATGATTGGCGCCACGGTGCCGGTGCTGGGGTTCAAAGGGCTGGTGGGCTCGGGCATCGCGAAGATCGCCGCCTTCATCGTGCTCTCGCCGCTGATCGGCTTGGTGCTGGGCACGGTGATGATGCTGGGGAGCATCTGGACGGTGCACAAGCAGACCCCGCTGAAGGTGGACGCATGGTTCCGGCGGCTGCAGCTCGTGTCGTCGGCCATCTTCTCCTTCAGCCACGGGACGAACGATGCGCAGAAGGTGATGGGCATCATCGCGGTGGTGCTCTTTGGCACCATCTGGAAGGACCGGCCGTTCCACATCGACTGGTGGATGATCATCTCGTGCCATACGGCGATCGCGCTGGGGACGTTCTTCGGCGGCTGGCGGATCGTCCGGACGATGGGCCACAGCCTGACGAAGCTGGCGCCGATTGGCGGCTTCTGCGCGGAGACGGGCGGAGGCGTCACCATCATCGCGCTGGCGAAGCTGGGCATCCCGGTGTCCACGACGCATACGATCACCGGAGCCATCGTGGGCGTGGGGACGACCAAGGGGTGGCAGGCGGTGCGCTGGGGCACGGCCGGGCGCATCCTCTGGGCGTGGGTGTTCACCATCCCCGCGGCGGCGCTGGTGGCGGTGATCGTCTACGGAATCACCAAGGTGCTGGTGGGACTCGTGGGGTAG